The Pseudosulfitobacter pseudonitzschiae genome includes a region encoding these proteins:
- a CDS encoding DUF6497 family protein, whose translation MMIRAAVIAALIAGAGPLWAFDVPSGQAVELQEVLIDDTSGTSILRFRFLAPAIARDGGTMSYVDSARDIEELCVRTVIPYIAEYALTPQIVVISLADRAVEFGQPDPDATQFFDAFRIEGDTCIWEAF comes from the coding sequence ATGATGATACGTGCTGCCGTCATTGCCGCGCTGATCGCCGGAGCGGGCCCGCTGTGGGCCTTCGACGTGCCCTCGGGGCAGGCCGTCGAGCTGCAAGAGGTGTTGATTGACGACACCAGCGGCACCAGTATCCTGCGCTTTCGTTTTTTGGCGCCCGCCATTGCGCGCGATGGCGGCACGATGTCCTATGTGGACAGCGCTCGCGATATCGAAGAACTCTGCGTCCGAACCGTCATTCCCTATATTGCCGAATACGCCCTGACGCCGCAAATCGTGGTGATCTCACTGGCCGATCGCGCGGTGGAATTCGGCCAGCCCGATCCCGACGCCACACAATTCTTTGACGCCTTCCGCATCGAAGGCGACACCTGCATCTGGGAGGCTTTTTGA
- the scpA gene encoding methylmalonyl-CoA mutase yields MTDKKATDKKADWRTLAEAELRGRPVDDLTWKTLEGIDVQPLYTADDLKDVTHLGTIPGAAPYTRGVKATMYAGRPWTIRQYAGFSTAEESNAFYRRNLAAGQQGVSVAFDLATHRGYDSDHERVVGDVGKAGVAIDSVEDMKILFDGIPLDKVSVSMTMNGAVIPILASFIVAGEEQGHDRKVLSGTIQNDILKEFMVRNTYIYPPEPSMRIIGDIIEYTSDFMPRFNSISISGYHMQEAGANLVQELAFTLADGREYVRTAIAAGMDVDRFAPRLSFFFAIGMNFFMEAAKLRAARLLWSRIMSEFDPKDEKSSMLRTHCQTSGVSLAEQDPYNNVVRTAYEAMSAVLGGTQSLHTNSLDEAIGLPTEHSARIARNTQLILQEETGVTNVVDPLAGSYYVEKLTHDLAEAAWKLIEEVEELGGMTKAVASGMPKLRIEEAAATRQANIDRGDEVIVGVNKYRRDKEDPIDILDVDNVAVRLSQIARLEKIRATRDDAACTAALDELSRRASEGGNLLDAAVEAARARASVGEISMAMEKVFGRHRAEVKTLAGVYGAAYEGDEGFAAIQKSVEDFAEEEGRRPRMLVVKMGQDGHDRGAKVIATAFADIGFDVDVGPLFQTPAEAAQDAVDNDVHVIGISSQAAGHKTLAPQLVQALKDAGAGDILVICGGVIPQQDYQFLYDAGVKAIFGPGTNIPAAAQDILRLIREARD; encoded by the coding sequence ATGACCGACAAAAAGGCGACCGACAAAAAAGCGGACTGGCGCACTCTGGCCGAGGCTGAATTGCGGGGCCGCCCCGTTGACGACCTGACGTGGAAAACGCTGGAAGGCATTGACGTCCAGCCGCTTTATACCGCCGACGACCTGAAGGATGTGACCCATTTGGGCACCATCCCCGGTGCGGCCCCCTATACGCGCGGCGTCAAGGCCACGATGTACGCAGGCCGCCCGTGGACCATCCGCCAATACGCGGGCTTTTCCACCGCCGAGGAATCCAACGCATTCTACCGCCGCAACCTTGCCGCAGGACAACAGGGCGTCTCGGTCGCCTTTGATCTGGCGACGCACCGGGGCTATGACAGCGACCACGAACGCGTGGTGGGCGACGTGGGCAAGGCCGGCGTGGCCATCGATTCAGTCGAGGACATGAAAATCCTGTTCGACGGCATCCCGCTGGACAAGGTCAGCGTGTCGATGACGATGAACGGCGCGGTCATTCCGATCCTTGCCAGCTTTATCGTCGCAGGCGAAGAACAGGGCCACGACCGCAAGGTGCTCTCCGGCACCATCCAGAACGACATTCTCAAAGAATTCATGGTGCGCAACACCTATATCTACCCGCCCGAACCGTCGATGCGCATCATCGGCGACATCATCGAATACACCTCGGATTTCATGCCCCGGTTCAACTCGATCTCGATCTCGGGCTATCACATGCAAGAGGCGGGCGCGAACCTGGTGCAGGAACTGGCCTTCACCCTGGCCGACGGGCGCGAATACGTCCGCACCGCCATCGCTGCAGGCATGGACGTCGACCGTTTCGCCCCGCGCCTGTCGTTCTTTTTTGCCATCGGCATGAACTTTTTCATGGAGGCCGCCAAACTGCGCGCTGCCCGTCTGCTGTGGTCGCGGATCATGTCCGAGTTCGACCCCAAGGACGAGAAATCGTCGATGCTGCGCACCCACTGCCAGACTTCCGGTGTCAGCCTGGCCGAACAAGACCCCTACAATAACGTCGTGCGCACCGCCTACGAGGCGATGAGCGCGGTTCTCGGCGGCACCCAGTCGCTGCACACCAACTCGCTGGACGAGGCCATCGGCCTGCCCACCGAACATTCCGCCCGCATCGCGCGCAACACGCAGCTGATCCTTCAGGAAGAAACCGGCGTGACCAATGTCGTCGATCCGCTGGCGGGCTCTTACTACGTCGAAAAGCTGACGCATGATCTGGCCGAGGCCGCATGGAAGCTGATCGAAGAGGTTGAAGAGCTGGGCGGTATGACCAAGGCGGTCGCCTCCGGCATGCCGAAACTGCGCATCGAAGAGGCCGCCGCCACCCGTCAGGCCAACATCGACCGTGGCGACGAGGTGATCGTAGGTGTCAACAAATACCGCCGCGACAAAGAAGACCCGATCGACATTTTGGACGTCGACAACGTCGCCGTGCGCCTCAGCCAGATTGCGCGCCTTGAGAAAATCCGCGCCACCCGCGACGATGCTGCCTGCACCGCCGCACTGGATGAACTCAGCCGCCGCGCCAGCGAGGGCGGCAACCTGTTGGACGCAGCGGTCGAAGCCGCCCGCGCCCGCGCCTCTGTGGGAGAAATCAGCATGGCGATGGAAAAAGTGTTCGGCCGCCACCGCGCCGAAGTGAAGACACTGGCCGGCGTTTATGGTGCCGCTTACGAGGGCGACGAAGGCTTTGCCGCCATCCAGAAATCGGTCGAGGATTTCGCCGAGGAAGAAGGCCGCCGCCCACGCATGCTGGTGGTCAAGATGGGTCAGGACGGCCACGACCGAGGCGCCAAGGTGATCGCCACCGCCTTTGCCGACATCGGATTCGACGTCGACGTGGGCCCGCTGTTCCAGACCCCCGCCGAGGCCGCACAGGACGCAGTGGACAACGACGTGCATGTCATCGGCATCAGCAGCCAGGCGGCAGGCCACAAGACACTGGCCCCGCAACTGGTTCAGGCGTTGAAAGACGCGGGCGCAGGCGACATTCTGGTGATCTGCGGTGGCGTGATCCCGCAGCAGGACTACCAGTTTCTCTACGACGCGGGCGTCAAGGCGATCTTTGGTCCCGGCACCAACATCCCCGCCGCAGCGCAGGATATATTGCGTCTGATCCGCGAAGCCCGCGATTGA
- a CDS encoding DUF7218 family protein has protein sequence MTKDHGKSVKDDEIYEALREDGASKQKAARIANAQANSDQHPSQKGGKQPPYEDWTKDALYERAQELEIDGRSDMSKSALIKALRQ, from the coding sequence ATGACCAAGGACCACGGAAAGTCCGTCAAGGACGACGAGATCTACGAAGCGCTGCGCGAGGACGGCGCATCGAAGCAAAAGGCTGCGCGCATCGCAAATGCGCAGGCCAACAGCGACCAGCATCCCTCGCAAAAGGGGGGCAAACAGCCGCCCTACGAGGACTGGACCAAGGATGCGCTATACGAACGCGCGCAGGAGCTGGAGATCGACGGACGCTCGGATATGTCGAAAAGCGCGCTGATCAAGGCGCTGCGCCAGTAA
- a CDS encoding endonuclease/exonuclease/phosphatase family protein, whose protein sequence is MRLATYNVEWFNALFDDDGTPLSDDEMSGRYQITRAKQLEALGIVFTALDADAVMIIEAPDHNRRRDTVRALENFAQLFDLRARRAVTGFLNDTQQEIALLYDPDRLSATHDPVGHDTGKKGATDAPRFDSTFRIDLDVDDKQDLIRFSKPPLELAMRSHATGFEFRVIGAHLKSKAPHGATTRDEIMRHSIANRRKQLAQAIWLRARITDHLAAGTPLIVMGDMNDGPGLDEFEHLFGRSSVEILLGGDDQLQLYDPHARLALGRRLGVMPTTARFWIRPEKRFLQALLDYIMISSDLRARAPDWRIWHPLDDPDCWQVPELRDALVTASDHFPVTLDIDM, encoded by the coding sequence ATGCGGCTGGCCACCTATAACGTCGAATGGTTCAACGCGCTGTTTGACGACGACGGCACCCCGCTGTCCGATGACGAAATGTCGGGCCGCTACCAGATCACCCGCGCGAAGCAACTCGAAGCGCTTGGCATCGTGTTCACCGCCCTTGACGCCGACGCGGTGATGATCATCGAAGCCCCCGACCACAACCGCCGCCGCGATACCGTCCGCGCGTTGGAAAACTTTGCGCAGCTGTTCGATCTGCGCGCCCGCCGTGCGGTTACCGGTTTCCTGAACGACACCCAGCAAGAGATTGCGCTGCTCTATGATCCGGACAGGCTGTCGGCCACGCACGACCCCGTCGGCCACGACACCGGCAAAAAGGGTGCCACGGATGCGCCGCGTTTCGACAGCACCTTTCGCATTGATCTGGATGTGGATGACAAACAGGATTTGATCCGCTTCTCGAAACCGCCGCTGGAACTGGCCATGCGCAGCCACGCCACGGGGTTCGAATTTCGGGTGATCGGCGCGCATCTGAAATCCAAAGCCCCCCACGGTGCCACCACCCGCGACGAGATCATGCGCCATTCTATAGCCAACCGCCGCAAGCAACTGGCCCAAGCGATCTGGCTGCGCGCGCGCATCACCGATCACCTTGCCGCGGGCACGCCGTTGATCGTAATGGGCGATATGAACGACGGTCCGGGACTGGACGAGTTCGAACATCTCTTTGGCCGTTCGTCGGTCGAAATCCTGCTGGGTGGCGACGACCAGCTGCAGCTTTACGACCCCCACGCGCGTCTGGCCCTTGGCCGTCGTCTGGGCGTTATGCCCACAACCGCCCGCTTCTGGATTCGCCCCGAGAAACGCTTTTTACAGGCGCTGCTCGACTATATCATGATCTCGTCCGACCTGCGCGCCCGCGCGCCCGACTGGCGCATCTGGCACCCGCTGGACGATCCCGATTGCTGGCAGGTACCTGAATTGCGTGATGCGCTGGTCACCGCATCCGATCACTTTCCGGTCACGCTGGACATCGACATGTAA
- a CDS encoding GNAT family N-acetyltransferase, translated as MIRAAIPADAPAIAAIWNAVIALPHITFTTDTKSDAAVAQLIVERAGAFWVAERAGTVAGFATFGSFRGGPGYRHTAEHSVMLGRDARGHGMGRALMAAVESGAVVRDVHLLVAGISGGNPDAVAFHDRLGFAQSGKIPQAGRKGGQWYDLILMHKLLFPS; from the coding sequence ATGATCCGCGCCGCCATCCCTGCCGATGCCCCCGCCATTGCAGCCATCTGGAACGCGGTGATCGCATTGCCGCATATCACCTTCACCACCGACACCAAAAGCGACGCTGCGGTGGCACAACTGATTGTCGAGCGCGCAGGCGCCTTTTGGGTGGCCGAGCGGGCCGGTACCGTTGCAGGCTTTGCCACCTTCGGCAGCTTTCGCGGCGGTCCGGGCTATCGGCACACGGCTGAACATTCCGTCATGCTGGGCCGCGACGCGCGGGGGCACGGCATGGGCCGTGCGCTGATGGCTGCAGTGGAATCAGGTGCCGTGGTCCGCGACGTGCATCTGCTGGTCGCAGGCATCAGCGGCGGCAATCCCGACGCCGTGGCGTTTCACGACCGCCTCGGATTTGCGCAGTCCGGCAAGATTCCGCAAGCAGGGCGCAAGGGCGGCCAGTGGTATGACCTAATCTTGATGCACAAATTGCTATTCCCGTCCTGA
- a CDS encoding acyl-CoA carboxylase subunit beta: MKDILTELEDRRADARLGGGQKRIDAQHARGKLTARERIELLLDEDSFEEFDMFVAHRCTDFGMEKQKPAGDGVITGWGTINGRMVYVFSQDFTVFGGSLSETHAQKICKIQDMALQNGAPVIGINDSGGARIQEGVASLAGYAEVFQRNIMASGVVPQISLIMGPCAGGAVYSPAMTDFIFMVRDTSYMFVTGPDVVKTVTNEQVTAEELGGASTHTKKSSVADGAFQNDVEALAEVRRLVDFLPLNNREKPPVRPFFDEPGRIEASLDTLIPENANTPYDMKELIHKVADEGDFFEIQEDFAKNIITGFIRLEGQSVGVVANQPMVLAGCLDIDSSRKAARFVRFCDAFEIPILTLVDVPGFLPGTGQEYGGVIKHGAKLLFAYGEATVPKVTVITRKAYGGAYDVMASKHLRGDFNYAWPTAEIAVMGAKGATEIIHRADLGDANKIAKHAADYEDRFANPFVAAERGFIDEVIMPHSTRRRISRAFASLRTKKLTNPWKKHDNIPL; encoded by the coding sequence ATGAAAGACATTCTGACCGAACTGGAAGACCGGCGCGCGGATGCGCGGCTGGGCGGCGGACAAAAACGTATCGACGCACAGCACGCCCGTGGCAAGCTGACCGCCCGCGAGCGGATCGAACTGCTGCTGGACGAGGACAGCTTTGAAGAATTCGACATGTTCGTGGCCCACCGATGCACCGACTTCGGCATGGAAAAGCAAAAGCCCGCTGGCGACGGTGTGATCACCGGCTGGGGCACCATCAACGGGCGTATGGTCTATGTGTTCAGTCAGGACTTTACCGTATTTGGCGGCTCGCTGTCCGAAACCCACGCCCAGAAAATCTGTAAAATTCAGGACATGGCCCTCCAGAACGGCGCGCCCGTCATTGGCATCAACGACTCGGGCGGTGCGCGCATTCAGGAAGGTGTCGCATCGCTTGCCGGTTATGCCGAAGTGTTCCAGCGCAATATCATGGCCTCGGGCGTGGTGCCGCAGATTAGCCTGATCATGGGGCCATGTGCAGGCGGTGCTGTCTATTCCCCCGCGATGACCGACTTTATCTTTATGGTGCGCGACACGTCCTATATGTTCGTGACCGGCCCCGATGTGGTCAAAACCGTGACCAACGAACAGGTCACCGCCGAAGAACTTGGCGGGGCCTCGACCCACACCAAAAAATCCAGCGTTGCCGATGGCGCGTTCCAGAACGACGTCGAGGCGCTGGCCGAAGTGCGCCGCCTTGTCGATTTCCTGCCGCTGAACAACCGTGAAAAACCGCCCGTGCGCCCGTTCTTTGATGAACCGGGCCGCATCGAGGCCAGCCTTGATACGCTGATCCCCGAAAACGCCAACACCCCCTACGACATGAAGGAACTGATCCACAAAGTCGCGGACGAGGGTGATTTTTTCGAGATTCAGGAAGATTTCGCCAAGAATATCATCACCGGCTTTATCCGGCTTGAAGGGCAAAGCGTGGGCGTCGTCGCCAACCAGCCGATGGTGCTGGCGGGCTGTCTGGACATCGACAGCAGCCGCAAGGCTGCGCGGTTCGTGCGGTTCTGCGATGCCTTTGAAATTCCGATCCTGACGCTGGTCGACGTGCCCGGATTTTTGCCCGGCACCGGTCAGGAATACGGCGGCGTCATCAAACACGGTGCGAAACTGCTGTTCGCCTATGGCGAGGCGACGGTGCCCAAGGTCACCGTGATCACCCGCAAGGCCTACGGCGGTGCCTATGATGTGATGGCGTCCAAACACCTGCGCGGCGATTTCAATTATGCATGGCCCACAGCCGAGATCGCGGTGATGGGCGCCAAGGGCGCGACCGAGATCATCCACCGTGCCGATCTGGGCGACGCGAACAAGATCGCCAAACATGCCGCCGACTATGAAGACCGGTTCGCAAATCCGTTTGTCGCCGCCGAACGCGGGTTCATCGACGAGGTGATCATGCCCCATTCGACTCGCCGCCGGATCAGCCGCGCCTTTGCTTCGCTGCGCACCAAAAAGCTGACGAATCCTTGGAAAAAACACGACAATATTCCGCTTTGA
- a CDS encoding VOC family protein: MMQFDHIAIAGATLAEATAYVEDALGVSMQAGGEHAVFHTHNTLLGLADGLYLEAIAINPDAPVPDRARWFDLDRFSGPARLTNWICRCDDMDALLAQIPALAPDGAGRPVDLQRGDLRWRMAVPDSGVLPFDNCWPALIQWQTSQHPAQRLAASGVRLTRLIVTHPRADDLRAALAPMLDDARVVFDAGPAALHAEFDTPHGPRTL; this comes from the coding sequence ATGATGCAGTTCGATCACATCGCCATCGCAGGGGCGACATTGGCCGAAGCCACAGCCTACGTCGAAGACGCGCTTGGCGTATCCATGCAGGCGGGTGGCGAACATGCGGTGTTTCACACGCACAACACGCTGCTGGGTTTGGCGGACGGCCTCTATCTGGAAGCGATTGCAATCAACCCCGATGCGCCGGTGCCGGATCGTGCGCGCTGGTTCGACCTTGACCGGTTCAGCGGCCCCGCGCGGCTGACCAACTGGATCTGTCGCTGCGATGATATGGATGCGCTGCTGGCGCAGATACCCGCGCTTGCGCCCGACGGGGCAGGGCGGCCTGTCGATCTGCAACGCGGCGATCTACGCTGGCGCATGGCGGTGCCTGACAGCGGGGTACTGCCCTTCGACAATTGCTGGCCCGCGTTGATCCAGTGGCAGACCAGCCAGCACCCCGCACAGCGTCTTGCCGCCAGCGGTGTGCGCCTGACGCGCTTGATCGTGACGCATCCGCGGGCGGATGACCTGCGCGCGGCTTTGGCCCCGATGCTGGACGACGCCCGCGTCGTCTTTGACGCAGGCCCCGCCGCTCTGCACGCCGAATTCGACACACCCCATGGGCCACGCACCCTATGA
- a CDS encoding acetyl-CoA carboxylase biotin carboxylase subunit encodes MFKKILIANRGEIACRVIKTARKMGIQTVAIYSDADRNALHVEMADEAVHIGPSPANQSYIVIDKVMEAVKSSGAQAVHPGYGFLSENSKFAEALDAAGVAFVGPPVGAIEKMGDKITSKKIAQEAGVSTVPGYMGLIDDAEHAVKIATEVGYPVMIKASAGGGGKGMRIAWNDDEAREGFQSSKNEAANSFGDDRIFIEKFVTQPRHIEIQVLCDSHGNGIYLGERECSIQRRNQKVVEEAPSPFLDEATRRAMGEQAVALAQAVDYASAGTVEFIVDGDKNFYFLEMNTRLQVEHPVTELITGVDLVEQMIRVANGEALSITQDDVKLNGWAIENRLYAEDPYRGFLPSIGRLTRYRPPAEVAAGPLLTNDKWQGNAASGPVAVRNDTGVFEGGEISMYYDPMIAKLCTWAPTRAEAIEAMRVALDSFEVEGIGHNLPFLSAVMDHPIFIKGEMTTAFIAEEYPDGFEGVELPETDLKRIAAATAAMNRISEIRRARVSGRMDNHERKVGTDWNVTLQGHSFDVTISAADSAGATVTFDSGTSLRVQGDWTPGDQLAKMTVGDAPLVLKVGKISGGFRIRTRGADLKVHVRTPRQAELARLMPEKLPPDTSKLLLCPMPGLVVKLDVAEGDQVQEGQAICTIEAMKMENILRAEKAGIVSKVNASAGDSLAVDDVIMEFE; translated from the coding sequence ATGTTCAAAAAGATCCTGATCGCCAACCGCGGTGAAATCGCCTGCCGCGTCATCAAGACAGCGCGCAAGATGGGCATCCAGACGGTTGCCATCTACTCCGACGCCGACCGCAACGCGCTGCACGTGGAAATGGCCGACGAGGCTGTGCACATCGGCCCGTCGCCTGCCAACCAGTCCTATATCGTCATCGACAAGGTGATGGAGGCAGTCAAATCCTCGGGCGCACAGGCGGTCCACCCCGGCTACGGGTTCCTGTCCGAAAATTCGAAATTCGCCGAGGCGCTGGACGCCGCCGGTGTCGCCTTTGTCGGCCCGCCCGTGGGCGCAATCGAAAAGATGGGCGACAAGATCACTTCGAAGAAAATCGCCCAAGAGGCAGGCGTCAGCACAGTTCCGGGCTATATGGGTCTGATCGACGACGCCGAACACGCGGTCAAGATCGCGACCGAGGTCGGCTATCCTGTGATGATCAAGGCCAGCGCAGGCGGCGGTGGCAAGGGCATGCGCATCGCGTGGAACGACGACGAGGCCCGCGAAGGGTTCCAGTCGTCCAAGAACGAGGCCGCCAACAGCTTTGGCGACGACCGGATTTTCATCGAAAAATTCGTGACCCAACCGCGCCACATCGAAATTCAGGTGCTGTGCGACAGCCACGGCAACGGCATCTATCTTGGCGAACGCGAATGTTCGATCCAGCGCCGCAACCAGAAGGTTGTCGAAGAGGCGCCCAGCCCCTTTCTTGACGAGGCGACCCGCCGCGCGATGGGCGAACAGGCCGTCGCCCTTGCGCAGGCGGTGGATTACGCCAGTGCAGGCACCGTCGAATTCATCGTCGACGGCGACAAGAACTTCTACTTCCTCGAAATGAACACCCGTTTGCAGGTGGAACACCCTGTGACCGAACTGATCACCGGCGTCGATCTGGTTGAACAGATGATCCGCGTCGCCAACGGCGAGGCGCTGAGCATCACCCAGGACGACGTAAAGCTGAACGGCTGGGCCATCGAAAACCGGCTCTATGCCGAAGACCCCTATCGCGGCTTCCTGCCGTCGATCGGCCGTCTGACCCGCTATCGTCCCCCCGCCGAGGTCGCCGCAGGTCCACTGCTGACCAACGACAAATGGCAGGGCAATGCAGCATCCGGCCCCGTTGCCGTGCGCAATGACACCGGCGTGTTCGAGGGTGGCGAGATCAGCATGTATTACGACCCGATGATCGCCAAACTGTGCACATGGGCCCCCACCCGCGCCGAGGCCATCGAGGCGATGCGCGTCGCCCTCGACAGCTTCGAGGTCGAGGGTATCGGGCACAACCTGCCGTTCCTGTCCGCCGTGATGGACCACCCGATCTTCATCAAGGGCGAGATGACCACCGCCTTTATCGCCGAGGAATATCCCGACGGGTTCGAAGGGGTCGAACTGCCCGAAACCGACCTAAAACGCATCGCCGCTGCCACCGCAGCGATGAACCGTATTAGCGAAATCCGCCGTGCGCGTGTGTCGGGCCGGATGGACAACCACGAACGCAAGGTCGGCACCGACTGGAACGTGACCCTTCAGGGCCATTCGTTCGACGTGACCATCAGCGCCGCCGACAGCGCAGGGGCCACTGTTACCTTTGACAGCGGCACCAGCCTGCGGGTGCAGGGGGATTGGACCCCCGGCGATCAGCTGGCCAAGATGACGGTGGGCGATGCGCCCCTTGTGCTGAAGGTCGGCAAGATCAGCGGCGGTTTTCGCATCCGCACCCGTGGCGCTGACCTCAAGGTGCATGTGCGCACCCCGCGTCAGGCCGAACTGGCGCGACTGATGCCCGAAAAACTGCCGCCCGACACGTCCAAACTGCTGCTGTGCCCGATGCCGGGGCTGGTGGTCAAACTGGACGTGGCCGAGGGCGATCAGGTGCAAGAGGGTCAGGCCATTTGCACCATCGAGGCGATGAAGATGGAAAACATCCTGCGCGCCGAAAAGGCGGGCATCGTGTCCAAGGTCAACGCCAGCGCGGGCGACAGCCTTGCGGTGGACGATGTCATCATGGAATTCGAATAA
- a CDS encoding DUF4174 domain-containing protein, with product MKRLIPLVFIALGAFPAMAEDTTPTAAEQLFATAAETDLRQFVWTNRPIVVFADSPADPKYIEQVALLRARAEDLLERDVVVLLDTDPDARSELRQKLRPRGYMMALIDKDGDVMQRKPFPWDVREITRSIDKTPTRQQELRGAAQPEG from the coding sequence ATGAAAAGACTTATTCCGCTCGTTTTTATCGCACTTGGCGCATTTCCGGCCATGGCCGAAGACACCACCCCGACGGCTGCCGAACAGCTTTTCGCCACGGCGGCCGAAACGGATTTGCGGCAATTTGTCTGGACTAACCGGCCCATCGTCGTCTTTGCCGACAGCCCCGCCGACCCCAAATACATCGAACAGGTGGCGCTGCTGCGTGCCCGCGCCGAAGATTTGCTGGAACGCGATGTGGTCGTGTTGCTGGATACCGACCCCGATGCACGGTCCGAACTGCGGCAGAAATTGCGCCCGCGCGGATACATGATGGCGCTGATCGACAAAGACGGCGACGTGATGCAGCGCAAGCCATTTCCGTGGGATGTGCGCGAGATCACCCGCAGCATCGACAAGACACCGACACGCCAGCAGGAATTGCGCGGTGCGGCCCAGCCCGAAGGTTGA
- a CDS encoding molecular chaperone DjiA, with product MSIWTRITEALSALTAGEGLSAVFDRLRTPPERSVGFAIAVIALSAKMAKADGQVTRAEVMAFREVFHIAPEDEAGAARVFNLARQDVAGFDVYARRIQIMFRDQPETLYDLMEGLFHIAMADGHYHDAEAAFLEQVADIFKLSPTRFAALKARAVPDQACDPYTVLGVECNADLPTVRAAWRKLVRENHPDALISRGLPEEAICMAQKRMIEINRAWAEIQETTTSGAA from the coding sequence ATGTCGATCTGGACCCGCATAACCGAAGCGCTCAGCGCCCTGACCGCAGGCGAAGGCCTGTCGGCGGTGTTCGACCGCTTGCGCACGCCGCCCGAACGGTCCGTGGGCTTTGCCATCGCCGTCATCGCGCTGTCGGCCAAGATGGCCAAGGCCGACGGGCAGGTGACCCGCGCCGAAGTCATGGCCTTTCGCGAGGTGTTCCACATCGCCCCCGAAGACGAAGCAGGGGCGGCGCGCGTGTTCAATCTGGCGCGGCAGGACGTTGCGGGCTTTGATGTCTACGCCCGACGCATCCAGATCATGTTCCGCGACCAACCCGAAACGCTCTATGACCTGATGGAGGGGCTGTTTCACATAGCGATGGCCGACGGCCACTATCATGATGCCGAAGCTGCATTTTTGGAACAGGTCGCCGATATTTTCAAATTGTCGCCCACGCGCTTCGCCGCACTCAAGGCGCGCGCGGTGCCCGATCAGGCCTGCGATCCCTATACCGTGCTGGGGGTAGAGTGTAATGCCGATCTGCCCACCGTCCGCGCGGCATGGCGCAAGCTGGTGCGCGAGAATCACCCGGACGCGCTGATCTCGCGCGGCCTGCCCGAAGAGGCGATCTGCATGGCGCAAAAACGTATGATCGAAATCAACCGCGCATGGGCAGAAATTCAGGAAACGACCACCTCCGGCGCGGCCTGA